From Skermanella sp. TT6, a single genomic window includes:
- a CDS encoding MFS transporter, giving the protein MWILREGRDALVLCVCQALFWAGLMISITLTGLIGQTIAPAAALATFPVGLLMVSNIALARPVSLLMQRHGRRAGFAAGALAGAAGGVICAIGIFRADFLIFCLGNLVLGAHQAAAQYYRLAAVDRVEPERRGRAVSLVLAGGIAAALVAPPLALWTKDLFAPVLFAGSFLALSALSVLTLVPLVLMAPQEARAAEMAGQGRPMAEIARQPVFLAALASAAVGHAVMVLVMHATPLAMVACNLTVGDAAGTIRAHVLGMFVPSFFTGRLIDRLGAPAVAASGAVILGLSAAVSAWDQQLLNFQAGLVLLGVGWNFMYIAGTTLLTRSYRPEERGRVQGFAETAIAACAAVASFGSAGLLNALGWQAVNYGALPFLAAALAVTLWYAAGARRERRLAI; this is encoded by the coding sequence ATGTGGATCCTGCGCGAGGGCCGCGACGCCCTGGTTCTCTGCGTCTGCCAAGCCCTTTTCTGGGCCGGCCTGATGATCAGCATCACCCTGACCGGGCTGATCGGCCAGACCATCGCGCCGGCCGCGGCGCTCGCGACCTTTCCCGTGGGCCTGCTGATGGTGTCGAACATCGCGCTGGCCCGGCCGGTCTCGCTGCTGATGCAGCGGCACGGGCGCCGTGCGGGCTTCGCCGCCGGCGCCCTGGCCGGGGCGGCCGGGGGCGTGATCTGCGCGATCGGCATCTTCCGCGCCGACTTCCTGATCTTCTGCCTGGGCAACCTCGTCCTGGGAGCGCATCAGGCGGCGGCGCAGTACTATCGGCTGGCGGCGGTCGACAGGGTGGAGCCGGAGCGCCGCGGCCGGGCGGTCTCGCTGGTGCTGGCGGGCGGCATCGCCGCGGCCCTGGTGGCGCCGCCCCTGGCGCTCTGGACCAAGGACCTGTTCGCCCCGGTGCTGTTCGCCGGCTCGTTCCTGGCCCTGTCCGCCCTGAGCGTCCTGACGCTGGTCCCGCTGGTCCTGATGGCGCCCCAGGAGGCGCGCGCGGCCGAGATGGCGGGGCAGGGCAGGCCGATGGCCGAGATCGCCCGGCAGCCGGTGTTCCTGGCGGCCCTGGCGAGCGCCGCGGTCGGCCATGCGGTGATGGTGCTGGTGATGCACGCGACGCCGCTGGCCATGGTCGCGTGCAACCTCACCGTCGGCGACGCGGCCGGCACGATCCGGGCCCACGTGCTGGGCATGTTCGTGCCGTCCTTCTTCACCGGGCGCCTGATCGACCGCCTGGGCGCTCCGGCGGTCGCGGCTTCCGGGGCCGTGATCCTGGGGCTGAGCGCCGCCGTCTCCGCCTGGGACCAGCAATTGCTGAACTTCCAGGCCGGGCTGGTGCTGCTCGGCGTGGGGTGGAACTTCATGTATATCGCCGGAACCACCCTGCTGACCCGGTCCTATCGCCCGGAGGAACGCGGCCGGGTGCAGGGCTTCGCCGAGACCGCCATCGCGGCCTGCGCGGCGGTCGCTTCCTTCGGCTCCGCCGGCCTGCTGAACGCGCTGGGCTGGCAGGCGGTCAACTACGGCGCCCTGCCGTTCCTGGCGGCGGCGCTCGCCGTGACGCTGTGGTACGCCGCCGGTGCCCGGCGGGAGCGGCGGTTAGCTATCTAA
- a CDS encoding BMP family protein, giving the protein MGRMIGRRAVLAAAGFLAGAVALGSGDALAQAKVKVAGVYTVPIEQQWVGRIHKALKEAEGRGEIEYVWAESVAATDYERVLRQYAEGGQQLIVGEAFAVERPARAVAKDYPKTAFLMGSSFGPVANNFSVFDNYIQEPAYLTGMIAGAMSKSGIIGMVGGYPIPEVNRLMNAFMDGAKEVRPDIRFMVSFIGSWFDPPKAKEAAFAMIDRGADILYAERFGVSDAAKERGKLAIGNVIDTQPQYPETVVASALWHMEPTIFRAIAAVREGKFIGEDYGQFSTMKFMGSSLAPLGTFEGKVPAEAVAKVREREEQIRAGTFTVKVNDGEPKSSM; this is encoded by the coding sequence ATGGGACGGATGATCGGACGGCGGGCCGTGCTTGCGGCGGCCGGGTTCTTGGCGGGCGCGGTGGCCCTGGGAAGCGGCGACGCCTTGGCTCAGGCGAAGGTCAAGGTCGCGGGCGTCTATACCGTTCCGATCGAGCAGCAATGGGTCGGCCGGATCCATAAGGCCCTGAAGGAAGCCGAGGGCCGGGGCGAGATCGAGTATGTCTGGGCCGAGTCCGTCGCCGCGACCGACTACGAGCGGGTGCTGAGGCAATATGCCGAGGGCGGGCAGCAGCTGATCGTCGGCGAGGCCTTCGCGGTCGAGCGGCCGGCGCGCGCGGTCGCCAAGGACTATCCCAAGACCGCCTTCCTGATGGGGTCCAGCTTCGGGCCGGTCGCGAACAACTTCTCGGTCTTCGACAACTATATCCAGGAGCCGGCCTACCTGACCGGGATGATCGCGGGCGCCATGTCCAAGTCGGGCATCATCGGCATGGTCGGCGGCTACCCGATCCCCGAGGTCAACCGGCTGATGAACGCCTTCATGGACGGCGCCAAGGAGGTCAGGCCGGACATCAGGTTCATGGTCAGCTTCATCGGCTCCTGGTTCGATCCGCCTAAGGCCAAGGAAGCCGCCTTCGCGATGATCGACCGGGGCGCCGACATCCTGTACGCCGAGCGCTTCGGCGTGTCGGACGCCGCCAAGGAGCGCGGCAAGCTGGCGATCGGCAACGTCATCGACACCCAGCCGCAATACCCGGAGACGGTGGTCGCCAGCGCCCTGTGGCACATGGAGCCGACCATCTTCCGGGCCATCGCGGCGGTGCGCGAGGGCAAGTTCATCGGCGAGGACTACGGCCAGTTCAGCACCATGAAGTTCATGGGGTCCAGCCTGGCGCCGCTCGGCACCTTCGAGGGCAAGGTCCCGGCGGAGGCGGTGGCGAAGGTCCGCGAGCGCGAGGAGCAGATCCGCGCCGGCACCTTCACCGTCAAGGTGAACGACGGCGAGCCCAAGTCGTCGATGTAG
- a CDS encoding PAS domain S-box protein — protein sequence MPEVVFATDAQGRWTYLNPAWTRMTGFPVEDCIGLPYHDFVAPEERQGSLTRFSALLTARETRYRRQVRYRTASGDPCWVEVSVTLERDGEGRLTGSYGSMVEITARVRADAATRGEQGILEAIVGGAPLDTILCRICRLSEELTPQSRCSVLLLDPDGAHLRIAAAPSLPDDYNAAIDGVAAGIGTGSCGRAAVTGAPVIVADIATDPLWDGYRELALPHGLRACWSFPIIADGVVLGTFGTYYGVARAPDEAEMETAGRLAKLAAVAIIRSRTDEALRVSEERYAVAARGGHVGIWDIDLLAGAIHWSPLHKRMLGLSPSADPGRDTGIGILGETLERLIHPEDVAGVSAAYESHLARNTPYDVTFRINRPDGSIRWMQSRAEAVRDASGRAVRIAGSILDVTEKIESVEALRRSEQRFRDFTEVASDWLWETDTDFRAVFISGRAVDTLGIAPADMIGRELWEIVSEDTATPKWRRFHEDMEARRPIDSFEFSHRTPGGDLRHFRIKSRPILDERGVFQGYRGIGTDITAERNSADALRTRERELSEAQRIARTGDWLWHVDGRRVEWSDETYRIFGVDRRSFVPDFDNVFSFVHPDDRDAVIGGLTRSAAEKGRSAMEFRIHRADGEERHVWAQWQCSLNESGEVAHVFGVCRDITEQKKTEEMLRAAKDAAEAASRAKSEFLASMSHELRTPLNAIMGFSEVLKEQILGPLSERYRDYATDIHRSGQHLLDLISDLLNMARIEARQMEFQEETVPLSEIVEEAFRLTRLSPGETRQTVTKTLPDPMPVLRADRRALKQVLINLLGNAAKFTPEQGTVGLAVRHDPAGDLEITISDSGIGIPESRLPDLGKPFSRVENVMSRRYQGSGMGLFISKTLVERHGGTLTIASAEGHGTSVTVRLPAERLVAPDGNPEDRAAD from the coding sequence ATGCCCGAGGTGGTGTTCGCGACCGACGCCCAGGGCAGATGGACCTACCTGAACCCGGCATGGACGCGGATGACCGGCTTTCCGGTCGAGGACTGCATCGGGCTCCCATACCATGACTTCGTCGCTCCGGAGGAACGGCAGGGCTCCCTGACCCGCTTCTCCGCGCTGCTCACGGCACGGGAGACCCGCTACCGGCGCCAGGTGCGCTACCGGACCGCCTCCGGCGATCCCTGCTGGGTCGAGGTGAGCGTCACGCTGGAGCGCGACGGGGAAGGCCGCCTGACCGGCAGCTATGGTTCGATGGTGGAGATCACGGCGCGCGTGCGCGCCGATGCCGCGACCCGGGGCGAACAGGGAATCCTCGAGGCCATCGTCGGGGGCGCCCCGCTCGACACCATATTGTGCCGGATCTGCCGGCTGTCGGAGGAGCTGACCCCGCAGAGCCGCTGCTCCGTCCTGCTGCTCGATCCGGACGGCGCCCATCTCAGGATCGCCGCCGCCCCGAGCCTGCCGGACGACTACAACGCCGCCATCGACGGCGTCGCGGCGGGCATCGGAACGGGGTCCTGCGGCAGGGCGGCCGTCACCGGCGCCCCGGTGATCGTCGCGGACATCGCCACGGACCCGCTGTGGGACGGCTACCGCGAGCTCGCCCTGCCCCACGGGCTGCGCGCCTGCTGGTCCTTCCCGATCATCGCCGACGGCGTCGTCCTGGGCACCTTCGGCACCTATTACGGGGTCGCCAGGGCGCCCGACGAAGCCGAGATGGAAACGGCGGGCCGGCTCGCCAAGCTGGCCGCCGTCGCGATCATCCGGAGCCGCACCGACGAGGCCCTGCGCGTCAGCGAGGAGCGCTACGCCGTCGCGGCGCGGGGCGGCCATGTCGGCATCTGGGATATCGACCTCCTCGCCGGGGCGATCCACTGGAGCCCCCTGCACAAGCGGATGCTGGGGCTGAGCCCGAGCGCCGATCCGGGAAGGGACACGGGAATCGGGATCCTGGGCGAAACGCTGGAGCGGCTGATCCATCCGGAGGATGTCGCGGGGGTATCGGCCGCCTATGAGTCCCACCTCGCCAGGAACACGCCGTATGACGTCACGTTCCGCATCAACCGGCCAGACGGCTCGATCCGCTGGATGCAGTCCCGCGCCGAGGCGGTCCGGGACGCTTCCGGCCGCGCGGTCCGCATCGCCGGCAGCATCCTGGACGTGACCGAGAAGATCGAGTCCGTCGAGGCGCTGCGGCGGAGCGAGCAGCGCTTCCGCGACTTCACGGAGGTGGCGTCGGACTGGCTGTGGGAGACCGATACGGATTTCCGGGCCGTTTTCATCTCCGGCCGGGCGGTCGATACGCTGGGGATCGCCCCGGCGGACATGATCGGCCGGGAGCTGTGGGAGATCGTGTCGGAGGACACCGCGACGCCGAAATGGCGGCGCTTCCACGAGGACATGGAGGCCCGCCGCCCGATCGACTCCTTCGAGTTCTCCCACCGCACGCCGGGCGGCGACCTGCGGCATTTCCGGATCAAGTCGCGGCCGATCCTGGACGAGCGCGGGGTGTTCCAGGGCTACCGCGGGATCGGCACCGACATCACCGCCGAGCGCAACTCGGCCGACGCGCTGCGCACCCGCGAACGCGAGCTGTCGGAGGCGCAGCGGATCGCCCGGACGGGCGACTGGCTGTGGCACGTGGACGGCCGGCGGGTCGAATGGTCGGACGAGACCTACCGGATCTTCGGCGTCGATCGCCGAAGCTTCGTCCCGGACTTCGACAACGTCTTCTCCTTCGTCCATCCGGACGACCGCGACGCGGTGATCGGCGGGCTGACCCGCTCGGCCGCCGAGAAAGGCCGTTCGGCCATGGAGTTCCGCATCCACCGCGCCGACGGGGAGGAGCGGCACGTCTGGGCACAGTGGCAATGCAGCCTGAACGAGTCCGGCGAGGTCGCCCACGTCTTCGGGGTCTGCCGGGACATCACCGAGCAGAAGAAGACGGAGGAGATGCTGCGCGCGGCCAAGGACGCGGCCGAGGCGGCCAGCCGCGCCAAGTCGGAGTTCCTGGCCAGCATGAGCCACGAGCTGCGCACGCCGCTCAACGCCATCATGGGCTTCAGCGAGGTCCTGAAGGAGCAGATCCTGGGTCCCCTGAGCGAGCGCTACCGCGACTACGCCACCGACATCCACCGCAGCGGCCAGCATCTGCTGGACCTGATCAGCGACCTTCTGAACATGGCGCGGATCGAGGCGCGCCAGATGGAGTTCCAGGAGGAGACCGTCCCCCTGTCCGAGATCGTGGAAGAGGCCTTCCGCCTCACCCGCCTCTCCCCCGGCGAGACGCGGCAGACCGTGACGAAGACGTTGCCGGACCCGATGCCGGTGCTCCGGGCGGACCGCCGCGCGCTCAAGCAGGTGCTGATCAACCTGCTCGGCAACGCCGCCAAGTTCACCCCCGAACAGGGCACCGTCGGCCTTGCCGTGCGGCACGACCCAGCCGGCGACCTGGAGATCACCATTTCCGACAGCGGCATCGGCATCCCGGAGAGCCGGCTGCCGGACCTCGGCAAGCCGTTCAGCCGGGTGGAGAACGTGATGTCCCGGCGCTACCAGGGCAGCGGCATGGGCCTGTTCATTTCCAAGACCCTGGTCGAGCGCCACGGCGGCACCCTGACGATCGCCAGCGCCGAAGGGCACGGCACCTCCGTCACGGTCCGGCTGCCGGCCGAAAGGCTCGTGGCGCCGGACGGCAACCCGGAGGACCGGGCGGCGGACTGA
- a CDS encoding GlxA family transcriptional regulator has product MTTIPNPRMAVLAYPDVQILDVAGPLQVFCHAGYPVEIIGLEAGPLRTSSGMRLVAERGFAEVSGGLDTLLVAGGVGVGVPAADPRVLDWLRGMRPRVRRLGSVCSGAFVLAAAGLLDGRRAVTHWARCDEFRAAFPRVRLEPDALHIRDGGIYTSAGVTAGMDLALAMVEEDRGHRAALEIARQLVLFLKRPGGQSQFSSHVMAEADAGSPVRAVQDWIVANPSADLRVEALADRARMSPRNFARVFLRETGTTPQKFVEGARLDAARARLERTRDPVERIAEASGFGTAETMRRTFLRRLGVTPQDYRSHFRAEAAMPAA; this is encoded by the coding sequence ATGACGACGATCCCGAACCCCCGCATGGCCGTGCTGGCCTATCCCGATGTCCAGATCCTCGACGTGGCCGGACCGCTCCAGGTGTTCTGCCATGCCGGATACCCGGTCGAGATCATCGGGCTGGAGGCCGGCCCGCTGCGGACTTCGTCTGGGATGCGGCTGGTCGCGGAGCGCGGCTTCGCGGAGGTCTCCGGCGGACTCGACACGCTTCTGGTGGCGGGCGGCGTGGGGGTCGGGGTGCCCGCCGCGGATCCGCGCGTCCTGGACTGGCTGCGCGGGATGCGCCCGCGCGTGCGCCGGCTCGGGTCGGTCTGCTCCGGCGCCTTCGTGCTGGCCGCGGCGGGATTGCTCGACGGGCGGCGGGCGGTGACCCACTGGGCCCGGTGCGACGAGTTCCGGGCGGCGTTCCCGCGGGTGCGGCTGGAGCCGGACGCCTTGCATATCCGCGACGGCGGCATCTACACCTCGGCCGGGGTGACGGCCGGCATGGACCTGGCGCTGGCCATGGTCGAGGAGGACCGGGGCCACCGGGCGGCGCTGGAGATCGCGCGGCAGCTCGTCCTGTTCCTGAAGCGGCCGGGCGGGCAGTCGCAGTTCAGCAGCCACGTGATGGCGGAGGCCGACGCCGGGTCGCCGGTCCGCGCCGTGCAGGACTGGATCGTCGCGAACCCGTCGGCGGACCTGCGGGTCGAGGCGCTGGCGGACCGCGCCCGCATGAGCCCGCGCAACTTCGCCCGGGTCTTCCTGCGGGAGACCGGCACCACGCCTCAGAAATTCGTCGAGGGCGCCCGTTTGGACGCGGCCCGCGCCCGCCTGGAACGCACCCGCGACCCGGTGGAACGGATCGCGGAGGCGTCCGGGTTCGGCACGGCCGAGACCATGCGGCGGACCTTCCTGCGCCGGCTGGGCGTGACGCCGCAGGATTACCGAAGCCATTTCCGGGCCGAGGCGGCGATGCCGGCGGCCTGA
- a CDS encoding ABC transporter ATP-binding protein, giving the protein MSQSSSSGERDVVLRLAGITKRFGPLVANDDVSLELRGGQVMALLGENGAGKTTLMNILFGHYVADAGHIEAFGRPLPPGSPKAALAAGICMVHQHFTLADNLSVLDNVILGTEPLWRLRSDRGRGRRRLAELAERFGLAVDPDARVGSLSVGERQRVEILKALYRDARILILDEPTAVLTPQESDRLFATLKLLTAEGLAVVFISHKMNEVMAASDVVGVLRGGRLVALRRTAETSRGELAELMIGRTLKAPTVEPMAAGEPVLVLSGVTVAAGGQAALDAVDLTVRRHQIVGIAGVSGNGQSVLADLVSGLIVPDAGRLRVLGDEVRSAAPGDMIRRGVARIPEDRHATGLVGDMTVWENLIAERYRLPEFSRLGFLKRDAARGRAETVIRDYDVRCPGPDAVSRLLSGGNMQKLILGRTLSYGPGLILANQPTRGLDVGAVAYVHERLLDARAAGAGVLLISEDLDEILSLADQVAVIHRGRLSPLQPRAGVTIRRLGLAMAGHWEELSEAN; this is encoded by the coding sequence GTGTCGCAGTCCTCTTCTTCCGGCGAGCGGGACGTCGTCCTCCGGCTCGCCGGCATCACCAAGCGTTTCGGTCCGCTGGTCGCCAACGACGACGTCTCGCTGGAACTCCGCGGCGGCCAGGTGATGGCCCTGCTGGGCGAGAACGGCGCCGGCAAGACCACGCTGATGAACATCCTGTTCGGCCACTACGTGGCCGACGCGGGGCATATCGAGGCGTTCGGCCGGCCGCTGCCGCCGGGCTCGCCCAAGGCGGCCCTGGCCGCCGGCATCTGCATGGTCCATCAGCATTTCACGCTGGCCGACAACCTGTCGGTCCTGGACAACGTGATCCTGGGGACGGAGCCGCTCTGGCGCCTCCGGTCGGACCGCGGCCGCGGCCGGCGCAGGCTGGCGGAGCTTGCGGAGAGGTTCGGCCTCGCGGTCGATCCCGACGCTCGGGTCGGCTCGCTGTCGGTCGGCGAGCGCCAGCGGGTCGAGATCCTGAAAGCGCTGTACCGCGACGCCCGCATCCTGATCCTGGACGAGCCGACCGCCGTCCTGACCCCGCAGGAGAGCGACCGGCTGTTCGCCACCCTGAAGCTGCTGACCGCCGAAGGGCTGGCCGTCGTCTTCATCAGCCACAAGATGAACGAGGTCATGGCCGCCAGCGACGTGGTCGGCGTGCTGCGCGGCGGGCGCTTGGTGGCGCTTCGGCGCACCGCCGAGACCAGCCGGGGCGAGTTGGCCGAGCTGATGATCGGCCGCACCCTGAAGGCGCCGACGGTCGAGCCGATGGCGGCCGGGGAGCCGGTGCTGGTCCTTTCCGGCGTCACCGTGGCGGCCGGCGGACAGGCGGCATTAGATGCGGTGGACCTGACCGTCCGCCGGCACCAGATCGTCGGCATCGCCGGCGTCTCGGGCAACGGGCAGTCCGTCCTGGCCGACCTGGTCAGCGGCCTGATCGTTCCTGACGCCGGGCGGCTCCGGGTGCTCGGCGACGAGGTCCGATCGGCCGCGCCGGGCGACATGATCCGCCGCGGGGTGGCGCGAATCCCGGAGGACCGGCACGCGACCGGGCTGGTCGGCGACATGACGGTGTGGGAGAACCTGATCGCCGAGCGCTACCGGCTGCCGGAATTCTCCCGCCTGGGATTCCTGAAGCGGGACGCCGCGCGCGGGCGCGCCGAAACCGTCATCCGGGATTACGACGTGCGCTGTCCGGGGCCGGACGCGGTGTCGCGCCTGCTGTCGGGCGGCAACATGCAGAAGCTGATCCTGGGCCGGACGCTGAGCTACGGTCCGGGGCTGATCCTGGCCAACCAGCCGACCCGCGGCCTCGACGTCGGCGCGGTGGCCTATGTCCACGAGCGGCTGCTGGACGCCCGGGCCGCCGGAGCCGGCGTGCTCCTGATCTCGGAGGATCTGGACGAGATCCTGTCGCTGGCCGACCAGGTCGCCGTGATCCACCGCGGCCGGCTGTCCCCCCTCCAGCCGCGCGCCGGGGTCACCATCCGCCGATTGGGGCTGGCGATGGCCGGGCACTGGGAAGAACTGTCGGAAGCGAATTGA